catgagaattacggtttggcatagatgatatcagtcagtgttaagggttctgccgtggaacatgacccatgtaaaagaAAAGGgaaccctggtaattcttatgtatgcatgttgattgattcaataaatgtgttaatggtcatagtgacgtcatgtcagatgtacagttttacgattttgaacctaagctaaaaaccaccatcaacaggggcGAGTTGCTCTTAATAaggttaattaaaaaaattacatGGAGATTTTTTCTTCGAGTTCAATAACTTAGAAGATTCATTATTCGAGGAAGATTTTCCTTTCAAAGCTTTGGTCAACTTTCCTTGAATTAATGACATTCTCAATGTGAAGGATTTAACTCTTCAAGAGTCCATAAACCTTGTTAGCAAGGTTCATATCAAGGTAAGCTGAGatatttatatgtttcagttaaaACATTGTTTGTTTATTTTCAGTATATAACAATTTTGATGTTTGCAGATAATCGATTCTCATATCAAGATCCACGTTTAATATCTTCATTTTGATGTATAAGAAACTTTTTTTGAAGGCGAACCTGGTGATCACTCAGATCACGTTCCATAGGAATTTCAAGATTCTTTTATGGGGCGAGTTGCTCTTAATAAGGTTAAGTTAAAAAAAGTACATGGAGATTTTTTCTTCGAGTTCAATAACTTAACAGATTCATTATTCGAGGAAGATTTTCCTTTCAAAGCTTTGGTCAACTTTCCTTGAATTAATGATATTCTCAATGTGAAGGATTTAACTCTTCAAGAGTCCATAAACCTTGTTAGCAAGGTTCATATCAAGGTAAGCTGAGatatttatatgtttcagttaaaACATTGTTTGTTTATTTTCAGTATATAACAATTTTGATGTTTGCAGATAATCGATTCTCTTTCTatcaaaaaatatcaagatcCACGTTTAATATCTTCATTTTGATGTATAAGAAACTTTTTTTGAAGCCGAACCTGGTGATCACTCAGATCACGTTCCATAGGAATTTCAAGATTCTTTTATGGGGCGAGTTGCTCTTAATAAGGTTAAGTTAAAAAAAGTACATGGAGATTTTTTCTTCGAGTTCAATAACTTAACAGATTCATTATTCGAGGAAGATTTTCCTTTCAAAGCTTTGGTCAACTTTCCTTGAATTAATGATATTCTGAATGTGAAGGATTTAACTCTTCAAGAGTCCATAAACCTTGTTAGCAAGGTTCATGTCAAGGTAAGATGAGatttttatatgtttcagttaaaaaactttttgtttattttcattaGATAACAATTTTGATGTTTGCAGATAATCGATTCTCTTTCTATCATGATGCTTCGTAGTTAGGTGACAGACACTGAGCTTGGTATGATGCAAGAAAATATTGCTAAGATTCTAAATTTAATATCCATGACTTTTAAAAATCCGGAGTTAATGGATCCTGAAGCTAAGCTATTgaaagcgaagaatgatgttgatCTTTCAAAGATTGATCATGACAAAGCAATTGTGGCTAATGATTCTCGGATACTCTTTTTGGAGATTGAGAGCAAATACTTGACTGGTATCCTAGAGGACATCCAAAGAAAATTAATATCTTGTCCTCTCCAGCTCATTCAAGTTCAGCAAGTGAGGTAGCATTGGAAGGAGAGATGGAATATCTTAAGGCTGAGTTAAATAAGATGAATTCCGAAAATGAGGATTTAGACAAACTCATACTTGACCGCTAATGAATCTTTGGCGTCATCTCGGGTTGGAGCTTATATTGCCCAAATCTCTCCAGCTTCAATTCCAACCTTTCAGGCTCTTCCTGATATTGCTCCAGACATTAAACTTGTTGTAATTTGTCGTTATCCCATGAAGGCTTTAAGTTTTGTATCTTTTAAAGTTTATTACAGATTTTGGTGTTTATTTTGCATTGACATTTGCACTCTTTTTTCTATTCACCCTTTTCGATTTATGGAAGATTCAGAGTTTGAGCTCTTGATTACCAGTTTAAAGATTTAAGATGAAATTTTTATcaattaattttttaaaattttccttTAGAAATTCTAATGCCTTAGTTAAATGTCAGGCTCTTTAGTCTTTCCCTTTTTAACTTAAATGCTCGACCTGAGATAACTTGAGTGATATCGATCTATAATAGCTTTTGTTTCTCGAGTTATAAGTTAGCCACTTGACTTTCCGAGTCAGACTTTGATCTCTTATGACCTTTAGTTTTTTAATCTTTCATTCTATGTTGTTTGATTTTTGAGTTTCTCGACATGTGTTATTTACCTTAGTATTTCAACATACTAAAGTTGCACCTTAGTCTTGCAGTCTATACTGTTTGACTTAGTTTTATTTTATTCCTTGTCTTCGGGAATAAAATACTTTATCGACCTGGATAATTTCTTAAGTCGAGCTTTACTCGTGGTTTTAGATTTTGACCTTCAGATTTAGATACTCGAGCTAGATATTTCCAaagagttgatttcattgcttagATAACTTGAAATTTAGATTGCTCAGTCAGTTTACAGAGAAAATTTATGCTGAACTATGAAAAATTCTACAAAAAGTATGATGGCAGTCATTCCATTTGTAATCATAAGTTTAAATGACACACATTtatgtcatttttgtttcatgcTTTTTACACATACCATAATATATATACATGCATCATATATCATGTCTTGTAAGTTCAATGCAGATtacaaaatgaaaattttataagAACCCAAAATTTATTGAGATGTTGGTAGAAATAGAAATATGGGTTCGGCGAAGTGTGATAGATAACAACACTAACGATGAAAACTTTTACGTCttctcttgttttgttttttatgcTGGTTGATTGGCTTAGTATTTTTTGTGCTGGTGCCGATTAGAAAAACTCGTCTGTCTCATCATTTCGATTTACATTCTAGGTTTAGATTGGCTCTATGAAAAAAATACAATGAGAAACATActcaatttcaatttagggttgaAAATGTTTCCTCTATCTCTGAAAGAAtgtaaaaagataaataaaacggCATCCCCTTTAAAATTCGGAATGATTAGTTTTAACATGGACGAAAGTCAAGGGTACATATTTACAATCTCGGTTACTCTCTAGtagtattttctttctttctttcttttgttgttttctttttttttttttttttttttttttttttttttttttttgaaggatggGCTGTAAATACCTATACTTTACTAAATTATCTTAGTAAAATTGAGGTTTAAATAGATACATGAAAAGCCAATTATGCTTGCCACTTTTCCATACTCATACTCATATTCAGTGCAAAAGTGGCAAATCATAACATTTGATAGTGCATAGGGAATGATCTAAGAGCGACTCTGTTATCCGAACTGGTTAGTGAAGAAGCTACTAGACGAACACTATAGTCCTTGCGGACCATGTGGTTTGTggtaaataaatttatgttgaacTATGTAAATTTCTACAGAAAGTATGATGACAGTCATTCAATTTGCAATCATAAGTCTGAACATAGATACGTTTATGGTAGTTTTGTTTCATGCTTTTTGCACACACCACACCATATATATACACATTGCATCACAAATCATTTCTTGTAAAGTTAATgcggataaaagaaaaaatatatgaaGACCCCAAAAATTATTGAGATGTTAGTGGAGATTGAAAAATGGATTCAGCAAAGTGCAGAGAACACGATCATTAAAGATGAAAACTCTACTCCATCTTTGTTATCTTTATGTTTTTTATGCTAATTGATCCATTTAGTGTTAGATTGCGAATTTAAATTTCAGCGACAAAgcagatcaatttccaagttcgGGCTCATGTTTGTATCAGTTATATGGGCTATGTTATACTAAATCTAACGGATGCATATTATATGAATTTTAAGAGGAGTTAAGGAATTTATATCGACAAAATCAATATTAATAGCCGAAAATGAAAACGTGATTCTTTTTTTTACAGTATGGTAAAATGTTTTTCAAGTAGTTTTCAAAATTCGGGTAGTTGCTCAAACTTTTGGCGTAGGAAATTACACGATAAGAACTCTCACACCACATGCATCCTGTAATAAATTTTTTTACAGTATGGTAAAATCTAACGGATGCTTAGATAGATACTTATAaccgttatatatatatatatatatatatatatatatatatatatatatatatatgtatatattttggtccgatcaacatatttcaattcattcaaattaaaATACTGATTACATAAAATCGcgtacaagaataacaaaaacatcaaaatacaatatGATTAAACTCCTAATACAATTAAAGATACCAATTACaagtaaatcgcgaagagaaagagcgataaacCGTAAAGATATCCAATTTTTGTTTATGTAGTAGGGAAAAATGATGTATTATCCGGAGTCAATcccgaccatttaatctgattttcttcttctttgataagagatgctcctgaaAGAAAGGAGTACTTTGCCCGTAATCTTGTATACCCAAACGAACCTGGATGCCCTAAATCTCTTATGTTGAAAATAGATTCAAAGCGACACCGTGTTGAATGATTGATGTTTTTGAACCGAGAATAGCAAGCCATGATCCAGTCATGAAGATTTGAAAAAATCGCCCGCAAAGCTACGAGACAATCGTCCAAAATGACGAAGAAAAGTCGTCCTAAAtggcgaagaaatatgtcaaaagacatcaaaaccataaaaaatatgttttatttgattaaataatgactaaaacttaaaaaagaaaagaaatcttgctcagatatggtccaaaaggaccaaatctgaACAGGAGGTTGATGAaagtttggttgttttttttcttttggagaaaggaaagagagagaagaGGAATAGTTTTTTTACATAACCATTGTATCATCGTTCTTCCACTTAATATCTTTATAAGTTATCCATTTTACACGGTATGGATTTGAGTAATATTAGACTTGCATTTGGTACATGGGGTAAGATTGTAATACCGATGCAATTAGTTTCGTTCTGCCAGCTCGGGAAGTTACACTTGGTATTTGCATTTATGAAGAGTGGAGTAATGTTTTCACAATAATAATTAAATAACTGGTTTCCATATTTCTGTTAAAAGTATTGGGGATTGCCTAAGCACTTGCCTAATCTAGAGATTTGTAGGATTTTGTATTTTACATTGTTTATCACGAGccatgcctacatccacggaggaattcCGTAATTTTCGTAATTTTTCGTTTTCGATACCCCAATAATCGTTATGATGTAAAATATTCTACAAGATTCCGAATTATCAGAAAAGACTATCGGATTTCAGATAGGGACCCACCACTCCAAAATTGTAGTGCCAACCGACGGTAATAATGAAATTTTATGGATTCGGTATACACCATATGATAACCATTTAATCCACTACAAAAATATATTTATGTACAAGACCAGTTTTTGGGAGCTTAAGGAAGTTCCTATGGGTATTGCAAATCATGAAATCCGCCGAGCCATATGGATGGAAAAACTTGATTTTTTATACTATGTAAAActggagcaaaatgaacaaatttgatatttttggTCCCACCCATAATTTTTTAACATTAATATGGTCCCTGGaataataaatatattaattataaccccaaaggtgtcactatccatccacaaaaaatcccgccaaaacaaaagtaacacaaaaacccaaaaaaaacaaaattttgatgaaacctcatagaatttgacgatagtttcatcatttttaaaatttggagtttttgtatcaaatTTTTTAAAACTTGAGGCTTTTGTATCAGTTTAGTttcagatggagttttaatgaatcccaacatttgaatggggtttttATACCACAAGTTTGGCCACCTTAGATTTTTACGACTAGTTTTGATATTATAATGATAAGTTGTGTTGATTCCGtctaaataacaaaaaaatatattagtttttcctcataaaaaaaagaaaaaaacaataaaatattagTCAAAGTTTTGTTGAGCAGTCAATGTTTGCTCGCACGATTGAGGATGAGCCGCCAGGATTAAGAAAAAACGCGCGGCACTTATTGGACTGCAATAGGCAAACCAATTGGCTCCCCGGCTTTCTCTTTTGATCATCCCATAGTGGGATCAGAATAGGAAAAACAAAGATTTTCCGTCCCATATATTGCCCTGACTAGACAGTACGTTTCTGCTGTTTTAGCACTAATTAAAATGAATTGGGTTGTGGTGCAGTCGGCCAGCGCAtaggtctatatatatatatatagtgttcCTGAGAAAAGAAAGGATCAATGTGCCGTTTTCACCTCAACTCCATCACTGCTAGCAACAGTTTCACAGTGCACCTGAATAGATTCCGATACAAACAAACTACTAATATGTGCACAATTAAATGATATTAACAGGAAATATGTTTAAGAACAATGAGACTCAAAGAAAAGTCACACTAAGAAAAGTAATTAGGTAAGTTACTGAATTTCAAAAAGCTAATTAAATACCATGTCTTTGAGAATTATACTCCaccgtttctttttgtctttcttCGTATAGGAGTGCCCAAGCTAAGTGAAACTAGGCTCCCTACGTAATTCTCTGCTTCACTTGTAAGAGCCCAATGTACATCCAACTCTTTTGACGCTCTAGTTTTTGTGTCACGTAAAACAAAATCTCTTGTATTCTCCATCAGAATCTCACCGTTTTTAAATTTCCATATGGGGCGATCGCTCAAGCTGAAGCGCTTGCGCATGGTAAATTGTTTAGTCTAGGATTCTCCCACTCCGTAGTTATGCATCACCCATAAATCAGTGTTGCTCGGAAAACTACAACTCTCATTCCCATCAACAACTAAACATAGACATTCTCCCAATCCTCCAACAACTCCATTTGGGTGTGACATAGCTTCTTCTGGGAACGGTAAATCTGCAAATGTCTCGCCAGCAACATCAAAACACACGATAACTTCAGCAGAAGGTTTTCGGTGGGAGGTACCCAACCAATGAAGAACTCCATTCAAATGCACACCACGACATCTATTTTCACGTCTTTCCATGATTTTGATCTTAATGTATAAACTTGAATCCTCCAACATCCTTCATAATCACCAACTTGTAATCGTCATTAACAGGatcataaccaaatccatatcTAACATCAAACCACATGGGAGAATTGACACAAAATTTACGATGTTGTGGTGATATTTTCTAATTAACGGGTTCcatatacaaaaaaatttatgAAGAAGTGTATGACTAAGATGAACACataaacaaatcaaaccattacTAGAACCACAAATCTGAACAGAATCAAATTTATTATATCTAAACGGGTAATCCATTTCAACAACTTCATAGTTACTTGATTTTGACAATGATATTGAAGCATAATCTATAGAGCACATTGTCTTCTTTGCATAGATTAGCTTACCTACACCATTATT
The nucleotide sequence above comes from Papaver somniferum cultivar HN1 chromosome 8, ASM357369v1, whole genome shotgun sequence. Encoded proteins:
- the LOC113305221 gene encoding uncharacterized protein LOC113305221, with protein sequence MSTLAEGEKQHVAMSNLPEEVLSDIFLKLPVESILSSKCVCKFWRYIISSPNFIKYHLNNGVGKLIYAKKTMCSIDYASISLSKSSNYEVVEMDYPFRYNKFDSVQICGSSNDLPFPEEAMSHPNGVVGGLGECLCLVVDGNESCSFPSNTDLWVHCETVASSDGVEVKTAH